ACTGTAGCCCAGATGGTGAGGGTTCAGGTCCCAGCCCCACTgcttccccactcccccacccactGTGTATACTTGCCCAACTTAATAAGCCTCCAGTGCCTCAGTTTCcgcatctgtacaatggggagaTGGTAGCACTTGTTGTACAGGTGTGCTGTGATGATTAATAAGATATAGTAGAAAACAGCATGTGGAAGCTATCTGTAAGTGCAGACTCTGGTCATTGCTGCCCTTCTCATCCCTGTCTTTATCAGGGCTGTGTGCACCCCTGCCTCCCTGGGGCTCTGGGTAgttggaggggtggggagtgaggagtCAGGGTCGCGGTCACAGAATCATCTGTCGGAGATTCGCAGGCAAGCCCCGGCATGAGTGAAGAGGGCTGAGGACATGAGTGGGCGCTGGGTGCTGGGTGAGAGCTGGAGTCTGGGGGCACTTTATCTGGCGGTGGGCACACATCTGGAGGGGGCTGGAGTGTGTCCAGAGTGGGTGTGAAGGAAGCTGGGGCAGGGCTGAGCAGAGGTGACGGGGTGGCAGAGGCATTGGGCAGGGGAGACCAGTGGAGACGGATGTCCTTAGGAATTTCCCACTGTCACCTGCCCTCCTGGAAAGAGAGTGGAATCACACCAACATTCCATAAGGAATCCTCCAACTCAGGCTGAGTCAAAGGAAGCCCCCAGATCTGCCATTTTTCCAGGACCCTGAACTTCACAGCTGCCTCTGACTATCTCACTGCCCAGAGTGGTTGATGGTCACCAAGTATTGAGCTCCTAATTTGTGCCAGACACAGGTTCCAAGTGCTCTCCATAGATTCATCTCTCGGGGCAGAAAAAACTaactctattttacaaatgagaaagctgaggccaaAATCCTTTGAAGATGTGATTTACCCACTTTGTACAAATGTTGAAGTTGAGGTTCTGGGAGATTGAGCCActggcccaaagtcacacacTGGGATCCTGTTGGATTCCCGAGGCCACACCCTCCACCACGACCGCCCGCTGCCTCTCAGGCCCCCCTCCCCACGGGTGTGTCTGCCCCCACTGCCTGAAGAAAGAGGCACAGCCTTGCCCAGCATCACTGATGGCCACCCCCCGAGACCGACATTACTGACACTACCTATGAGGTGTCCGGCAcacacatgctcccacccaacACGGCTAGCCACTCCGGGGGATCCCTTCCATCATGGCTTTATCTCACCTGGGCGAACAGAGTCTCTGGGAGGGAAGGTCACCTGCCCGGGATCACACAGCCTGAGGCCTGGGTCCACTGGGTTCTGATTCTCTTCTCCTAACCTGGGATCTACGCAGCTCACCAGTTGCAGAGAATTCTGTTAGTGTGTCTCCACCGACAACCACACTAAAGGCAGTCAGAGGAGGAAACAGCCATGAGGGCCAGCAGTGGTGGtcagagagggcttcctggaagaggagacTGGAGTCAGGCCCTGAAAGATGAGTATGGTTTGGACAAGGGGAGAAGAAGCTCACGGAAGCTCCGATAACCAGGGCGGCAACAAGCATCAGACACTCGGACTGGGACTCAGCCAGACTTGACTTTCTGAGTCCTGACTCCACCTCCTACTGGTGGCATGGCCTTGGGCAGGTTTCTGGCCTCACTTTCCCCATCCGTAACTTGAAGGAAGTTGAGCTGGGCCAGCTGTCAGAGGGTCTGATTTGGGCTGAAAGGGGGTGGAGGGGCTGGAGAGAGGCAGCCTGGAAGGCTCCATCTGGAGGACCCCATGTGTTAAGCTGGCCTGAGTGGTTCCAGCTCAGACATAGAAACCAGTTTTGTGGATCTCTGAATCTTATAAAATACCAAGGACCCTCTTTAAGAAAAATAGTACAAAATTAGGGATACAtttgatgtgtgtgtggggggaggttACACAAACCTCCATACACTACAAAATTGTGTTagaactgcacacacacacagtgcatgTAAAAGAGGAGCTGTGGTCAATTTCTTGATTTTGATTCCATACTTTAGTTCTGCAAGATTGGGGAAAACTAGGTAAAGAATACACAagacttccttttttattttttggcaactTCCTGTGAATTTGTAATTATTTCAACACAAAAAGTTGAAAAACTTATAAAATTACCCAAAGGACCTTGACGGGGTCAGTGCAAGTTAACAGGGCCTAAAGTTTAAGTTTTAGGAGCTTTCCAGAAAATCTGCCTCTGACCCATCTTCTGATTTTTTGTCAAGAAAAAGTAGGAACGTAGACTTTTAGGTAAGGAGGTATCTGAGGCCACGTGGTGTCCGTGGGCTAACAGTCGTGGCCTCTGGCACAGGCTCTGAGATCCAGCCCGGCTCTGACACCTCCTGAGCTGCCTGGTCCTACCCTCTCCATCACAAATGTGGGAACCGAGGTGGAGAGTTAGGGCCAAGACTCAGCCAAGGTCAGAGGGCAAGACCAAGgggaggcaggatttgaaccacggtctccctcccctcctgctcccTGCACAGTGCTCCCAGGTGGATAAGCCGCCATCTGGGGTAAGGAGagtccagggaccaaaccctggTGGGTGGCCCCTGGAGGACCATCGGGTCCCTCTTTCCACCCCTGCCCCATCACTGCCTTCCCACCTGCTCTCTCCCCAGGAATCCCAGCTACCCCTGGGACCCGAGGACCCAAGGGCCAGAAGGGAGACCCCGGCACACCTGGCTATCCTGGGAAAAATGGCCCCATGGGGACCCCGGGGATTCCGGGGACTCCCGGCACCATGGGCCCCCCCGGGGAGCCGGGTGTGGAGGGCAGGTACAAGCAGAAGCACCAGTCGGTGTTCTCGGTCACGCGGCAGACTGTCCAGTTCCCAGAGGCCAACAGCCTGGTCAAGTTCAACGAGGTCATCACCAACCCACAGGGGCATTACGACAGGGACACCGGCAAGTTCACCTGCAAAGTCCCGGGCCTCTACTACTTTGTCTTCCACACGTCGCACACGTCCAACCTGTGCGTGCTGCTGTTCCGCAGCGGCTTCAAGGTGGCCACCTTCTGCGACCACATGACCAGCAGCAAGCAGGTCAGCTCGGGCGGCGTGCTGCTGCGGATGCAGGAGGGCCAGCAGGTGTGGCTGGCGGTCAACGACTATAACGGCATGGTGGGCACGGAAGGCTCTGACAGCGTCTTCTCCGGCTTCCTGCTCTTCCCTGACTAGGGAGGGCAGGTCTGCTCTGGTCCCCGGGGGCCGCCCCATCTCCCCTCAGCTTCCCCG
The sequence above is a segment of the Dama dama isolate Ldn47 chromosome 8, ASM3311817v1, whole genome shotgun sequence genome. Coding sequences within it:
- the C1QC gene encoding complement C1q subcomponent subunit C, encoding MGTPGIPGTPGTMGPPGEPGVEGRYKQKHQSVFSVTRQTVQFPEANSLVKFNEVITNPQGHYDRDTGKFTCKVPGLYYFVFHTSHTSNLCVLLFRSGFKVATFCDHMTSSKQVSSGGVLLRMQEGQQVWLAVNDYNGMVGTEGSDSVFSGFLLFPD